One genomic window of Medicago truncatula cultivar Jemalong A17 chromosome 1, MtrunA17r5.0-ANR, whole genome shotgun sequence includes the following:
- the LOC25481881 gene encoding fasciclin-like arabinogalactan protein 3, with protein sequence MGFKSSSFLCLALFLTVSTSIQAFDIQKLLDRTPEFSTFNKYLNETKLVGQINRRNTLTVFTLDNGAMSSVSDKMPEAIRAIMATHVLLDYYDPTKLIGAMRKRELLITLYQSSGIAVDQQGYLKVNRTSDGDLAIGSAVSGAPIDVKLVKVVFAQPYNITIIQVAKPILFPGLETQTTGAPSNASAPAAETNVDVSSVFKAPPAKAKNASAPSAAEEPITEVSDSPSPSDEPSESPVEAPAKSPSLAPGPGGDEVAADAAPISSSSRIVVGFVGAVMCFASLLVVM encoded by the coding sequence ATGGGTTTCAAAAGCTCGTCTTTTCTTTGCTTGGCTCTCTTCCTTACGGTTTCTACTTCCATTCAAGCATTTGACATCCAAAAATTGCTAGATAGAACCCCTGAGTTTTCCACCTTCAACAAATACCTCAACGAAACCAAGCTTGTTGGCCAAATCAACCGTCGTAATACCCTCACCGTCTTCACCCTTGATAACGGCGCCATGTCTTCCGTATCTGACAAAATGCCAGAAGCTATCAGGGCTATCATGGCCACCCACGTGCTCCTCGACTATTACGATCCAACGAAGCTCATTGGAGCTATGCGTAAGCGCGAACTCTTGATCACCCTTTACCAATCCTCAGGCATCGCCGTGGACCAACAAGGGTACCTTAAGGTTAATCGCACTAGTGACGGTGATTTGGCCATTGGATCTGCTGTGAGTGGTGCTCCCATCGACGTTAAGCTCGTGAAAGTTGTTTTCGCCCAGCCCTACAACATCACCATAATCCAAGTCGCGAAACCTATCTTGTTCCCTGGACTTGAAACACAAACCACTGGTGCACCATCTAATGCAAGCGCTCCAGCAGCCGAAACGAACGTAGATGTTTCTTCGGTTTTTAAAGCACCGCCGGCAAAGGCAAAGAATGCAAGCGCTCCTTCGGCTGCTGAAGAGCCCATCACAGAAGTTTCAGATTCTCCTTCACCTTCTGATGAGCCCAGCGAATCTCCCGTTGAAGCCCCTGCAAAAAGCCCATCTTTGGCTCCTGGTCCAGGTGGTGATGAGGTTGCTGCCGATGCTGCACCTATTAGCAGCTCTTCAAGGATTGTTGTAGGTTTTGTTGGAGCAGTGATGTGCTTCGCTTCACTCTTGGTTGTCATGTAA
- the LOC25481882 gene encoding fasciclin-like arabinogalactan protein 3 yields MGFKSSSFLCLALFLTVSSSIHAFDIQKLLDRTPEFSTFNKYLNETKLVGQINRRNTITVFALDNGAMSSVSDKMPEAIRAIMATHVLLDYYDPTKLIGAMRKRELLITLYQSSGIAVDQQGYLKVNRTSDGDLAIGSAVSGAPIDVKLVKVVFAQPYNITIIQVAKPILYPGLETQTLGAPSNASAPAAETNVDVSSVFKAPPAKAKNASAPSAAEEPITEVSDSPSPSDEPSESPVEAPAKSPSLAPGPGGDEVAADAAPTSSSSRIAVGFVGAVMCFASLLVVM; encoded by the coding sequence ATGGGTTTCAAAAGCTCGTCTTTTCTTTGCTTGGCTCTCTTCCTTACAGTTTCTTCTTCCATTCATGCATTTGACATCCAAAAATTGCTAGATAGAACCCCTGAGTTTTCCACCTTCAACAAATACCTCAACGAAACCAAGCTTGTTGGCCAAATCAACCGTCGTAATACCATCACCGTCTTCGCCCTTGATAACGGCGCCATGTCTTCCGTATCCGACAAAATGCCAGAAGCTATCAGGGCTATCATGGCCACCCACGTGCTCCTTGACTATTACGATCCAACGAAGCTCATTGGAGCTATGCGTAAGCGCGAACTCTTGATCACCCTTTACCAATCCTCAGGCATCGCCGTGGACCAACAAGGGTACCTTAAGGTTAATCGCACTAGTGACGGTGATTTGGCCATTGGATCTGCTGTGAGTGGTGCTCCAATCGACGTTAAGCTAGTGAAAGTTGTTTTCGCCCAGCCCTACAACATCACCATAATCCAAGTCGCGAAACCTATCTTGTACCCTGGACTTGAAACACAAACCTTGGGTGCACCATCGAATGCAAGCGCTCCAGCAGCTGAAACGAATGTAGATGTTTCTTCGGTTTTTAAAGCACCGCCGGCAAAGGCAAAGAATGCAAGCGCTCCTTCGGCTGCTGAAGAGCCCATCACAGAAGTTTCAGATTCTCCTTCACCTTCCGATGAGCCCAGCGAATCTCCCGTTGAAGCCCCTGCAAAAAGCCCATCTTTGGCTCCCGGTCCAGGTGGTGATGAGGTTGCTGCCGATGCTGCACCTACTAGCAGCTCTTCAAGGATTGCTGTAGGTTTTGTTGGAGCAGTGATGTGCTTCGCTTCACTCTTGGTCGTCATGTAA